The window TATTGCAACCCTGAGATCACGGATTCAAAGAAGCTCTCCGCGAAGAAGCGGGAGAGGCTCTACGAAGTGATCAAAAAAGAGGCCCTTGCCGTGGGTGTCGGCGTGATGGAGCCCCACAGGATCGATCAGGTCAACATCCTCCAGGCAACCCTTTTGGCGATGGCAGAGGCGGTCGAGGACCTTTCTTCGCCGCCCGATTATCTCCTTGTGGACGGGCTCCACCGCGTTCCTCTCGACATTCCCCAGAAAACCGTCGTGAAAGGAGACGCCTTGAGTGTCTCCATCGCCTCCGCTTCGATCATCGCGAAAGTCTCACGGGATCAGATCATGGAGATTTACCACCGGCAGTTTCCCCAGTATAACTTCCTAAAAAACAAGGGATACGGCACGCGGGAACATCGCGAAGCCATCCTTTCCCATGGTCTCTGCAAGATTCACCGGAGATCCTTCAAAACAACTCCTCCAAAACCCCCCTGCCTGCAGACCGCTGATCTTTTTGATTGATGGCGCCATGCAGAATCTACAAACGGGAAAAATCGGCGAAGAAATGGCCGCGGCCTATTTAGAGGCAGCCGGTTACCGCATCCTGGAGCGGAATTACCGCTGCCCATTCGGGGAAATCGACATCATCGCGCAAGAGGGCGACACCCTTGTGTTCGTGGAAGTAAAAAGCCGGCGCTCCGAAAACTACGGGCTTCCCCAGCTTGCCGTCGGCCCAGAAAAGCAGCGGCGGATCTCCAAGATTTCCCTCTTCTATCTCCAGAGTCACCGTCTGGAGCCCTCTGATGTGCGTTTCGATGTGGTCGCCA is drawn from Syntrophus gentianae and contains these coding sequences:
- a CDS encoding ribonuclease HII, translating into MNSFEEEAYQKGYRVIAGIDEAGRGPLAGPVVAAAVILPRGYCNPEITDSKKLSAKKRERLYEVIKKEALAVGVGVMEPHRIDQVNILQATLLAMAEAVEDLSSPPDYLLVDGLHRVPLDIPQKTVVKGDALSVSIASASIIAKVSRDQIMEIYHRQFPQYNFLKNKGYGTREHREAILSHGLCKIHRRSFKTTPPKPPCLQTADLFD
- a CDS encoding YraN family protein, producing MQNLQTGKIGEEMAAAYLEAAGYRILERNYRCPFGEIDIIAQEGDTLVFVEVKSRRSENYGLPQLAVGPEKQRRISKISLFYLQSHRLEPSDVRFDVVAILLRPKNPSIELIKDAFELAYGR